The DNA sequence TTGACGGCCGTCCGCAAGGGCGGCGTGCTGCCGTACCTGCGTCCTGATGGCAAGACCCAGGTGACCGTCAGGTATCTCGATGGCAAACCTGTCTCGGTGGACAAGATACTAATCTCGACACAACACGCCGACGGCGTCGACATCGACGATCTTCTCAAGCCCGACCTCATCGAGCACGTAATCAAGCCCGTGCTCGAACTCGAGGACATCGCCTTCGATAACGCCGAGATCTACGTGAACCCGACCGGGCGCTTCGTTATCGGCGGCCCGATGGGGGATACCGGACTTACCGGTCGCAAGATCATCGTCGACACTTACGGTGGTATGGGACGTCACGGCGGCGGCGCGTTCTCGGGCAAGGACTGCACCAAGGTCGATCGCTCGGCAGCTTACGCGGCCAGGTGGGTCGCCAAGAACCTCGTGGCCGCCGGACTGGTCGACAGATGCGAGATCCAGCTTGCATACGCGATCGGCGTCTCGCATCCGCTTTCGGTCTTCGTCGAGACCTTCGGCACTGAGAAGGTGTCGATCGGAGCGATCGAGTCCGCCGTCGACAAGGTCTTTGACCTGCGCCCCGGTGCAATCATCCGCGATTTGGATCTGCGTAGGCCGATCTACCGCAAGACGGCTGCCTATGGGCACTTTGGGCGCACCGACAGGGACTTCACCTGGGAGCGCACCGATCGCGCCAAGGAGCTGGCCGAGGCGGCCGGTCTCGACGACTGAGGAGCGCGTTGTGGTGCAGGATCGTTTCGCGCGCGTCGTCGTCGACGTACCTGCCCGTGCGCTGGCCACCGCATTCGATTACCGCATACCGCAGACGATGAGCGGGGCCGTTGCGATCGGCTGTCCGGTGGTGGTCGAGTTTTCGGGCCGCAAGGTAATCGGCTGGGTCGTGGATGTCACGACTGCGACCGAGTACCCAGATGCGCGGGACCTGCTGGCCGTACTCGGCAACGCGTACTTCGACGCATCGGCTGCTCGCCTCGCCGAGTGGATCGCCGCCGAGTACGTAGCGCCGCTCTCCGAGGCCGTGCGGCTCTTCCTGCCGCCGGGCTCGGCCGTCAAGCTCGAGTCGACGCCGAGTGCCGAGGGCGAGCAGTGGTCGCTTCGGCGGCCTGCAGTGCGGGCCTCATCCGAGCGCTGGGTCACCTTGGCTGTCGCCGACTACCTGCCGAGGAAAGGCGCCGCGGTCCAGCAAGCGATCGTGGAGGCCCTTTCGGCGGGACCGATGGGCGTCTCGGAGCTGCGGGAGATCGCTGGTACGGGCGCGACGGTCGCGATCCGCGTCCTCGAGAGCGCTGGAGTCGTCGAGGTCGAGAGTCGCCGCACCTTCCGCAGGCCCGACGCGCGCACGTACGCCGCGCTGCGTCCCGAGTTGCTTTCGGCGGGCCAGCTCGAAGCACTCGAGCGGATCGAGGCAATGGTCGCCGGTGGGGGCGGCACCCTGCTGATCGAGGGCGTGACCGGCTCGGGCAAGACCGAGGTCTACATGCGCGCGATCGACATGGTGCGCGCCGCTGGTCGCCAGGCGATCGTGCTCGTTCCC is a window from the Actinomycetota bacterium genome containing:
- the metK gene encoding methionine adenosyltransferase, with translation MPERDYLFTSESVTEGHPDKMCDQISDAILDAIIQRETELAEAGFVSPTGVAANPEFVRVACETLITTGLVVVSGEIRTHAYVDVPSIVREVIADIGYTRAKFGFDHETCGVVTTIHEQSADIAMGVDESFEVQHGMQVDPLDLIGAGDQGMMFGYACNETSQLMPMPIYLAHRLAERLTAVRKGGVLPYLRPDGKTQVTVRYLDGKPVSVDKILISTQHADGVDIDDLLKPDLIEHVIKPVLELEDIAFDNAEIYVNPTGRFVIGGPMGDTGLTGRKIIVDTYGGMGRHGGGAFSGKDCTKVDRSAAYAARWVAKNLVAAGLVDRCEIQLAYAIGVSHPLSVFVETFGTEKVSIGAIESAVDKVFDLRPGAIIRDLDLRRPIYRKTAAYGHFGRTDRDFTWERTDRAKELAEAAGLDD